The following coding sequences are from one Natrinema sp. CBA1119 window:
- a CDS encoding transcription initiation factor IIB family protein produces MTDKPVSAAITAIVTELDVDDSIGRYATILAEELQRNNIRVISPQRTAAACLLIACRLREQPVRVTVIADRPPFSKEQIIGEMQRLSQRLEIEVPLADPETLIETCCEELALPDVVRKRAMCLARTRDAAGATSGVSPYTYAAAVLYVVCSPTDVELSQADLASHFDISTATLRKRRDNLLEATGSKLFEIQFPNASPEAVSFVDELLAEARTTDWARNKRCLGILAGAWLYVANAAEIATSTTELATVTGVGESTIRARYEDFVEHMERTDEDPVVALAEQR; encoded by the coding sequence ATGACAGACAAACCAGTTTCAGCGGCGATCACGGCAATAGTAACGGAACTTGATGTCGACGATTCGATCGGACGGTACGCGACGATACTCGCCGAAGAGTTACAACGAAACAATATCCGGGTCATATCGCCCCAACGTACTGCCGCCGCGTGTCTGCTCATCGCGTGTCGGCTTCGCGAGCAGCCGGTGCGAGTCACTGTCATAGCCGATCGGCCGCCCTTCTCAAAGGAGCAGATCATCGGTGAAATGCAGCGCCTCTCGCAGAGGCTCGAGATCGAGGTTCCGCTCGCCGATCCGGAGACGCTTATTGAGACGTGTTGTGAGGAACTTGCGTTGCCAGACGTCGTTCGAAAGCGAGCTATGTGTCTCGCCCGAACCAGGGACGCCGCCGGCGCGACGAGCGGTGTTTCTCCCTATACGTATGCCGCCGCAGTTCTCTACGTCGTCTGTTCACCGACCGACGTCGAACTCTCACAGGCCGATCTTGCCTCCCACTTCGATATTTCGACTGCGACCCTTCGCAAGCGGCGAGACAACCTCCTCGAGGCGACGGGAAGCAAACTGTTCGAGATCCAGTTTCCCAATGCGTCTCCCGAGGCGGTGTCGTTTGTCGACGAACTCCTCGCCGAGGCACGGACGACCGATTGGGCACGGAACAAACGGTGTTTAGGAATCCTTGCTGGAGCGTGGTTGTACGTTGCGAATGCCGCGGAGATAGCCACAAGCACGACGGAATTGGCGACCGTCACGGGAGTCGGTGAGTCCACGATTCGCGCCCGTTACGAAGACTTTGTCGAACACATGGAGCGTACAGACGAAGACCCCGTCGTTGCTCTCGCGGAGCAGCGATGA
- a CDS encoding helix-turn-helix domain-containing protein, translating into MGRLDDITLEELYDLKEQIDEGKPRDRVLAAIGRKQGDQLDTLADRHGVVEKTIRNWLDQFEEEPIEKAPYDAPRPGGSAKIEGQDREHLFEQLQQPPTELGYDQQAWSAKLLLHHVNEEYSVEYHEDYAYELLREAVLSLWTARPQHYEADPE; encoded by the coding sequence ATGGGTCGGCTCGACGATATCACGCTTGAGGAACTCTATGACCTCAAGGAGCAGATAGACGAAGGGAAGCCGCGAGATCGTGTTCTCGCGGCGATCGGGCGCAAGCAAGGCGATCAACTGGATACGTTGGCTGACCGTCATGGAGTCGTCGAGAAAACGATCCGCAACTGGCTCGATCAGTTCGAGGAAGAACCGATCGAGAAAGCCCCCTACGACGCTCCTCGACCAGGAGGCTCAGCAAAGATCGAGGGACAAGACCGTGAGCATCTCTTCGAACAGTTGCAACAGCCACCAACCGAACTCGGCTATGATCAGCAAGCGTGGTCAGCGAAGCTTCTGCTTCACCACGTCAACGAGGAGTACAGCGTCGAATACCACGAGGACTACGCATACGAGTTGTTGAGAGAGGCCGTGCTGTCCTTGTGGACAGCACGGCCTCAACACTATGAAGCTGATCCCGAATAG
- a CDS encoding transposase codes for MKLIPNRRPSFSRQSKKRSELSEKTVVVVDQFTKHVGTVQRRGWYPIGSNTTIETTSSWESVTVLGAVTDDGDSFYCWTEENLTRFHRIRLLEALTDKFGEELVVFLDRAGYFYARDLWEHVSGERETETVGDSSVLYVRGDDLEVWYFPSKLPELKAVEGYCDQLQEWFKYRLIPDLSTLEDYIPRGLSVINEPNIWPYLTGKDSS; via the coding sequence ATGAAGCTGATCCCGAATAGAAGGCCGAGTTTCAGCAGACAGTCGAAAAAAAGATCCGAACTGAGCGAGAAAACCGTCGTTGTCGTCGATCAGTTCACCAAGCACGTTGGTACCGTCCAGCGACGTGGCTGGTACCCGATCGGCTCGAATACGACTATAGAGACGACGAGTTCCTGGGAGTCGGTGACAGTGCTTGGCGCTGTCACCGACGACGGTGACAGCTTCTACTGCTGGACAGAGGAGAACTTGACCAGGTTTCACAGAATTCGGCTGTTGGAGGCGTTGACCGACAAGTTTGGTGAGGAATTAGTGGTATTTCTTGACCGAGCCGGCTACTTCTATGCGAGGGATCTTTGGGAGCACGTGAGCGGAGAGCGCGAGACCGAAACTGTCGGAGACAGTTCGGTCTTGTACGTGCGCGGTGACGATCTCGAAGTGTGGTACTTCCCATCGAAGCTCCCCGAACTGAAGGCCGTTGAAGGGTACTGTGACCAGCTGCAAGAGTGGTTCAAGTACCGCCTTATTCCAGACCTCTCGACGCTGGAAGACTACATTCCACGAGGACTGAGCGTAATCAACGAACCAAACATTTGGCCGTACCTTACTGGTAAAGATTCGTCTTAA
- a CDS encoding HalOD1 output domain-containing protein: protein MSDRHLLFEIVDALETEGLGRDKYQLKRVIDVEALEQLVDSANDDLEVRFSVRGFRVLVTQSDVRILTNP, encoded by the coding sequence ATGAGTGATCGGCACCTCCTCTTCGAAATCGTCGACGCGCTCGAAACGGAGGGACTCGGTCGTGACAAGTATCAACTGAAACGGGTGATCGACGTCGAAGCACTCGAGCAACTCGTGGACTCGGCGAACGATGACCTCGAGGTTAGATTCTCGGTCAGAGGATTTCGTGTCCTCGTCACGCAGTCCGATGTACGGATCCTCACGAATCCGTAG
- a CDS encoding ArdC-like ssDNA-binding domain-containing protein, which translates to MTTSDCSRVSFDDSDTRRDEMHSTMEAWVDDLVDEVDDAVSSEQFQEWLDVQSHFHDYSYRNTLLITRQCPNATRVAGYRTWQNEFNRHVKEGESAIWIWAPIIAKQCPECENSPSYHDRNDCEYDEMSPEEWSKGLVGFRPAPVFDISQTKGEPLPELETEATGEADELVPALLEGASMLEAEVEVVSPAEWTHGDARGVCQYRSPAERPLIEIRDRENSADLAVTTVHEYAHALLHGDLDDGIEHSKRELEAEAVGYIVGRYFGLDTSGSAFYLAAWEGEESEAILDRLERISSTAAEIIDVVDEVITDE; encoded by the coding sequence ATGACTACGAGCGACTGTTCGCGGGTGTCCTTCGATGATTCGGACACCAGACGTGACGAGATGCATAGTACAATGGAAGCCTGGGTCGACGACCTCGTCGACGAGGTTGATGACGCAGTCTCGAGTGAGCAGTTCCAGGAGTGGCTCGACGTGCAGAGTCACTTCCATGACTACTCTTACCGAAATACGCTGCTAATCACTCGCCAATGTCCAAACGCAACTCGTGTTGCCGGCTATCGGACGTGGCAAAACGAGTTCAACCGTCATGTGAAAGAAGGCGAGAGTGCAATCTGGATCTGGGCACCGATCATCGCGAAGCAGTGCCCCGAGTGTGAGAACTCGCCGTCATATCACGATCGAAACGACTGCGAATACGACGAGATGTCACCCGAGGAGTGGTCGAAAGGGCTTGTCGGCTTTCGGCCAGCGCCAGTCTTCGATATTTCACAAACCAAAGGGGAGCCACTTCCCGAACTCGAGACCGAAGCGACCGGGGAGGCCGACGAACTGGTGCCAGCGCTCCTCGAGGGAGCTTCGATGCTTGAAGCGGAAGTCGAGGTCGTTTCACCAGCGGAATGGACTCATGGAGATGCCAGAGGCGTGTGTCAGTACCGCTCTCCTGCGGAGCGACCACTAATCGAGATTCGAGATCGAGAGAACAGTGCCGACCTTGCCGTAACGACCGTCCACGAGTACGCCCACGCACTCTTGCACGGTGACCTCGACGACGGGATCGAACACTCGAAACGCGAACTCGAGGCGGAAGCCGTCGGCTACATCGTCGGTCGGTATTTCGGGCTGGACACGAGTGGGTCGGCGTTCTACCTCGCTGCATGGGAGGGCGAAGAGTCAGAGGCTATCCTCGATCGACTCGAGCGGATCAGTTCGACCGCTGCGGAGATTATCGATGTCGTCGACGAGGTGATTACAGATGAGTGA
- a CDS encoding transcription initiation factor IIB family protein, with product MATRDIYTTTFGDGVQTTPATCPDCDGSVRATDRETICEDCGRILEDTQLDRRPDWGRHDEQGSKRRTGAPLTPTRHDRGLSTEIGYKQDGHGNTLSSTKRRQLNRLRREQSRAQWQSKAERNLAYGLGEIRRIVASLGLAQSIRDQACSLFRTAQSEQLCRGRSLEAVAAASVYATTRCNGLGRSRAEVAACARCDQQRLTNAYTVMNVELELPTQPIAATDRIPRLATELEVPDLVRRRAFELAQTARERGMTIGRRPSGVAAGCLYLAAQRVGFCLSQQRIADIAGTSPNTLRSRRDELLEIEA from the coding sequence ATGGCAACGAGAGACATCTACACGACGACGTTTGGCGACGGCGTTCAGACGACTCCAGCTACCTGTCCAGACTGTGACGGCAGCGTTCGAGCAACTGACCGCGAGACGATCTGTGAGGACTGTGGACGTATCCTCGAGGACACCCAACTAGACCGACGACCAGACTGGGGTCGACATGACGAGCAGGGATCCAAGAGACGGACCGGTGCCCCGTTGACACCGACACGCCACGATCGAGGCCTCTCCACCGAGATCGGGTACAAGCAAGACGGGCATGGAAACACCCTCTCGAGTACGAAGCGTCGACAATTGAACCGGCTGCGTCGCGAACAGTCCCGTGCCCAGTGGCAGTCGAAAGCTGAACGGAACCTCGCCTATGGACTCGGTGAAATCCGGCGAATCGTCGCAAGCCTCGGCCTTGCACAGAGTATCCGGGATCAGGCGTGTTCGCTGTTCCGAACTGCACAGTCCGAACAGCTCTGTCGCGGACGATCGCTCGAGGCGGTAGCTGCAGCCAGTGTCTACGCAACAACTCGCTGTAACGGGCTCGGACGATCACGGGCAGAAGTCGCAGCCTGTGCGCGCTGTGACCAGCAGAGACTCACCAACGCCTACACCGTGATGAACGTCGAACTCGAGTTACCGACACAGCCGATTGCAGCAACAGATCGGATTCCACGGCTTGCGACAGAACTCGAGGTGCCAGATCTGGTTCGTCGACGAGCATTCGAACTCGCACAGACGGCACGCGAACGCGGAATGACGATCGGCCGCCGGCCGAGTGGCGTCGCAGCAGGTTGTCTCTATCTCGCTGCCCAGCGAGTCGGCTTCTGTCTCTCGCAACAGCGGATCGCCGATATCGCAGGAACATCACCGAACACGCTCCGCAGTCGGCGAGACGAGTTACTCGAGATTGAAGCCTGA
- a CDS encoding IS6 family transposase → MLADLFSESYAAEFDECWERERTATPVRAFAVQLHATGCSLQETQTILRSLGVERSHQAIWHWVHRLADSVPDPPTAKPSRVAVDETVVRINGDRSWMYTAIDLDTKLILDVALFGRRGTDPAAAFLHGLTEKHDLSDAEFLVDGYGYLTSFSRLGLSGQLDYVERNLIEKWFQTFKMRVDRFHNSWVGSRASVREWLEQFVHYYNTQRPHQSLNGQTPVEVLN, encoded by the coding sequence ATGCTCGCAGACCTGTTCAGCGAGAGCTACGCGGCGGAATTTGATGAATGTTGGGAGCGTGAGCGGACGGCAACGCCCGTCAGGGCGTTCGCCGTCCAGCTCCACGCGACTGGTTGTTCGCTTCAAGAGACACAAACGATCCTTCGCTCACTCGGCGTTGAACGCTCTCATCAAGCAATCTGGCACTGGGTACATCGGCTGGCTGACAGTGTCCCAGACCCGCCGACGGCGAAGCCGTCGCGGGTCGCGGTAGATGAAACCGTTGTCAGGATTAACGGCGACCGATCTTGGATGTACACTGCAATAGACCTCGACACGAAACTTATTCTCGACGTCGCACTCTTTGGACGGCGAGGCACTGATCCAGCTGCTGCGTTTCTGCATGGACTCACCGAGAAACACGATCTCTCCGACGCTGAGTTTCTCGTCGATGGCTACGGCTATCTGACTTCCTTCTCTCGATTGGGGTTAAGCGGTCAGCTCGACTACGTCGAGCGAAATCTGATTGAAAAGTGGTTTCAGACTTTCAAGATGCGAGTTGACCGCTTCCATAATTCATGGGTGGGCAGTCGGGCGAGCGTCAGAGAATGGCTTGAACAGTTCGTACACTACTATAACACACAACGACCGCACCAATCACTTAACGGACAGACACCAGTCGAGGTGCTAAACTAG